A segment of the Crassostrea angulata isolate pt1a10 chromosome 10, ASM2561291v2, whole genome shotgun sequence genome:
TGCCTTTTGGGAGAATAGATATAATTCCTAGCTTTTGATTATAAGATAACTGTCCCATTTCATAACTATAATTAAAAGATTTGAGAATATAAGAATCAATATCCCtccaaaagaatttaaaaaattctgcagtAAAGCCATCTGTTCCAGGTGTTTTGtcattcttaaaatttttgagGGCTTGAAGCACCTCTTGTTTTGTAATTTCTGCAtctaaaatttcttttattttattatctattttagGGACCTCTACTTTTTGTAGTAAATCTTTTAGGTTTACATCATCAAGATCTTGATCTTTATTTGCATACAgttgtttataaaacttttttacttcttgtaatatttcttcttgtttatttatatgtttaccCTCGATATCCAATTTgctaatatttttgttaacataaTTTCGTTTTTCTAAAgcacaaaattattttgtaggTTTTTCTCCATCTTCTATCCACGTACAATGACTTCTTAGCAAAAGCCCCTTTAgttcatattttcttatttcttcCAGATCTCTCTCAAGGTCGTTTATCATATCTAAATATAGTGGCAAATGGTTATCAGAATACATatcatgtaaaatttttaaattattactaATATTTACTTTATGTTCTCTCCTTTCTCGTGTTAATTTTGACGACATTTGTATTGCCATATCccttattttcatcaataaaacaTCTAAAAATAAGTTGTCTGGAATTTCCAGTGTTGATTCATTAATACGGTATTCATTATCAgtttctttaataatttttttaacatttgttacAAAGTCTTTATTCTTGAGTAGTGAATTATTAAAACGCCAGAATCCCTTTCCCTTTTTAAAGTCATTTATAGTGATGTCTAATTCAATAATAGAATGGTCAGTCCTATAACCGGGTAGTATGTGTACATTATCAATAATTGATAGGAGTTCCTCTGACACAAGGAAAAAGTCAAGTCGAGCTTGCTTTACAGGATTTTTTCTACTCCATGTATATTTTCTAACATTTGGGTTTTTGATTCTCCAGGGATCTACTAGATTGAACTttgattttagtttttctatttcaattttattttttggattaTTTTCTCTTAGATAATTAAAACAATCTAATTGGTAATCTTGCACAACATTCCAATCCCCACACATAATTATAAAGTCAGTATcaaaaaagtcatttatttTATCACTCAACTCAGAATAAAAATTAGGATTATCCCTATTGGGCCCGTATAAATTGACTAGCGTAATTGAGTACTTGTTATCTatcattatatttgatataatgttgtaaaatatttacaaccttATTCAATCATAACAACACTGATTATGGGTAAGTGCTCCAAGACTAGCGCATTTCGAACGTAACAAAGAAAGGGGAAAAGAAAAACTGTaagttatatttattattgaacACATTCAAATATTCAATGACTGAGACACAGACATCaatgattttacattttcatgAACATAACCGTCTTTTGCGTTGTCAGAGCGCCACCTGCCGTGCTTCTTAAACAGTCTGTCACTCACACCAGCGTTAGCAGCCGCAGTAGCGCCCCCTGACCTTAAACTGTGAAGACCAAATTTGGACTTATCCACACCAACACTTTCCAAAGCATTAAGTAATAATTCCCTTGCTCTACTATAAGACAATGGTCCAGAAtttcttaatttatatttaccagattttttacaaaatgataacgccctgaaaataaaacaatcagAATCCGAAGCAATGTCAGCAATTTTCAAATACAATTGTTACATACCATACGGACAAGTAACATTATTTGTTTTAGAAACTATTACATTACTCCCAGTCTTATATTTATCTGTTTTACTCTTAGAGATATACAAAGAAAGATGGTCctcataaaatgtaatgtcagAGCGTTTTAAGTTGACCAGTTCTGAAAAACGTAAAAAAGCTGCATAACTTAATAGACACATACATGAAATTCGAATGTCTGGTAAACTGCTACTTCCGGTCCCGTAACGATTCACTATTTGCTGTAAAATTTCAGAAGTTATTGGTTCTTTCTTGGTAACAGGTTTAGCACTTAAGCGGCGAGCTCCCTCCAAAACTGAAACGACTAATGATGAATGACAAGGATTTTGTGTTCCTGAAATTTCATGAGCCCAAGAAATGGCATAAAAGGCTTCATTAACTTTTGCAACAGAgttaaattgttttgataaattaatcaaatatatgGAAACGTTGAAATCAGAAGCAGGGAAGTGTTGCACTTTAGGACTTTGCGAATAACACCACTTTATCCATGAATTAAAGGCATACCGATATTTACGAAAAGTACTTTCAGATTTGGATTTTTCACAGAAGAACTTCAGGTCCGCCAAATTTTCCCCCGATGTCTGAATTGAGGCCCATCTTCCTGTTTGGAAAACatctgaaaaatgtaaacacgGAAACATTTGTTAGTCCCtcacattattttatttcaaatttgacCATGTCGCTCTGTCCATAACAGGGACCATGTCAAAAACAAATTCCAAGACCATGTCACTAATGCCTAATGCTCTTAGGACCGTGTCTTACACAATATCATCTCATCAGTCGTCATTCTGCAATagcataaaatatatacaacagATACATACAAATGCACAATTCAAGCATCTAACCACGTCACTCAGTACAACAGTACTAGGACCATGTTCAAATCTGCTCATACAGAACAAAGTTTAACAGCCAATAAAGAACCATGAAATTTTTCAGTCCCAAATATACAGTTCTTAGACGTGCCTCTGCACAAAATACCTCTTACATCATTAAACTGAATAACATCTGTTACATAACTTCTATATGTCATATCCGGTCCAAAAATCATAGACCAAAACGGCGCCGATGGCCAATAAGGAACGATCAAAGTACCTCGTGATCTGCAATACATAAGATGCCTTAAACTTCTCATGACTAAATGAATAGGTGGCACTAGCCAATTATTATCTGAACTCCAATCTTGAGAAAAACAATCAACTGCATCAGTACCAGGATTCCAGAACAAAGAGTTAAATCTAGGTAATTTCTTATTAAGATAATTTGCAAATCTGTCCACTGTATAAGGGCCCCacatattattcataaattcaaaaaattcaTCAGATACAGACCAATCATCGTAATCCACTAATTTACTTAAATAATCTGCCGTTTCATTCATTTCTCTGGGAATCCATGCAATATCTAACGAAATTTTTCTCTGCAAACACAAATGAAAAATAGAAAgagcaattacatgtaaatcatttttCGTGCTACCACTTTGGACAATTGAAACACAATTTTTACTGTCAGTCAATATTTTCACAGACTTCCCACTAAGGTTTTCTTTGTACGAAAATAAAGCAAGCTGAATTGCCTTAAGTTCTCGCCAGGTGGAACTTTGTGCACTCTCTACTTCTGAAAAATTACTGTGAAAGTACTTGTGTGTACCTGATAATTGACATACAGCTCCTGCAGCTACTGAACTAGCATCTGTGCATAAAATAGCAATTGATTTAGAATAATCTTTCATAAAACGACAGTTATACATGTCCAAATTCTTCGACCAGAACGAAAGTTCTTGCaaaaactcatgtgaactaTCAAATCTAATCAAACTATCCCATGCAAATCGGGACTCGATAATTTCATAACACTTTCTTGTCATAAGTCTACTAATGTTACCGATCACTGGTCCCATACAAATAACCTTGCCCGTAAACTGAGCCAATTGTCTTGCAGTAATTTTTGGTAATCTATGAAACAAATCTGCTAAAGTGCTCTTACAATCTTGTATACGTCTCTCTGGAATAGACAAACAAAACATGTTAGTGTTCCATATCATTCCTAGCCATTCTAACATTTGACAAGGTTCAAAAATAGACTTTTCCAAATTTACCAAAAACCCAGCCTTTTCTAAGGAATCTTTAACAAAAAGGCTATCAGATACCCCTTTCTCGTATGATTCAGCCAATCCCAGGCCATCGTCTAAATACAACACAATGTTGACACCCGACTGCCTCCAGTATCTCACCATTGGTCGTAAACACTTTGTAAAAATGTAAGGTGCCGAAGAAAGACCGAAAGGCAAAACtgtaaatacataaaataaattattccaAGAAAAACCCAAAAAAGTTTGTTGTGCTGAGCAAATATCTATATGATGATAACCAGACTTAAGgtcaaatttaaacatatgaaaccctttttgaaaatattgcaatGCTATTTTCCAGTCTTCAAATTTCACTTTGTCTCTTCTTACAAACTTGTTCAAAACACTCAGATCAAGGATTAACCTCTTCTTACCAGAACTGTTCATTGCTACACTTAGCGGATTTACCACAACAGGTATGAAAGGAACTTGTATAATACAACTTGAAagtaacaattctga
Coding sequences within it:
- the LOC128165793 gene encoding uncharacterized protein LOC128165793, encoding MTRKCYEIIESRFAWDSLIRFDSSHEFLQELSFWSKNLDMYNCRFMKDYSKSIAILCTDASSVAAGAVCQLSGTHKYFHSNFSEVESAQSSTWRELKAIQLALFSYKENLSGKSVKILTDSKNCVSIVQSGSTKNDLHVIALSIFHLCLQRKISLDIAWIPREMNETADYLSKLVDYDDWSVSDEFFEFMNNMWGPYTVDRFANYLNKKLPRFNSLFWNPGTDAVDCFSQDWSSDNNWLVPPIHLVMRSLRHLMYCRSRGTLIVPYWPSAPFWSMIFGPDMTYRSYVTDVIQFNDVRGILCRGTSKNCIFGTEKFHGSLLAVKLCSV